A single region of the Mycoplasma mycoides subsp. mycoides SC str. PG1 genome encodes:
- the dnaG gene encoding DNA primase, with the protein MVYISNEKISEIISKANIVDIISSYLHLIKKGRNHLAVCPFHNDSNPSLTISPEKRIYTCFSCKATGNVINFVKDFEHVDFVTALKIVCDKTNISLDELKNYNQPIKDLESETIFKLNSEANNIFKTTLFSNLGIDALEYLKSRNISIEQIKKFEIGFASDKTNLVQKLLDKNYNSLDIEKANLGIITNSYTKDYFTNRIIFPIKDENDQVIGFSGRSFTKDNDPKYLNTKENKVFKKSHLAYNIASTLKISKSLKKIIVLEGFMDVISLSKIDINNTIALMGTSLSNYHLNLFKRHNLDVLLFLDGDDPGIQANIKISHQLLKEKINVLVIDNQTNNDPDELVNNNVEYLKQIINQPIHPVNYLIDKLWNKVDNNDPNQIENFIKKVLNFIFDLNNEILVEATINKLVELTKISEQTIKNNLIELKKQLKLNNSFNKNSTTQVFKTNTQTNKVNKQQFKTKPNDFIKKEYINAEKRIFISLLISDQFLDKIAANVEKMIHPDIKHATINLINLYNKKIYQGNDINKAFDLLKEYNLTGFDKKQEEIINNSLLTSIKIRESEIDDAFSKLDSYHNDTEISNLKKLLAESKNKTERFQIWNGIDTLKNKKKKR; encoded by the coding sequence ATGGTATATATCTCAAATGAGAAAATTAGTGAAATTATTTCAAAAGCTAATATTGTTGATATAATTTCTTCTTATTTGCATTTAATTAAAAAGGGAAGAAATCATTTAGCTGTTTGTCCTTTTCATAATGATTCAAATCCTTCTTTAACAATTTCACCAGAAAAAAGAATTTATACATGTTTTAGTTGTAAAGCAACTGGTAATGTAATTAATTTTGTTAAAGACTTTGAACATGTTGATTTTGTAACTGCTTTAAAAATTGTTTGTGATAAAACAAACATTTCACTAGATGAGTTAAAAAATTATAATCAACCAATAAAAGACCTAGAATCAGAAACAATTTTTAAACTAAATTCAGAAGCTAATAATATTTTTAAAACTACACTATTTTCAAATTTAGGTATTGATGCTTTAGAATATTTAAAATCAAGAAATATTAGTATTGAACAAATTAAAAAATTTGAAATTGGATTTGCTAGTGATAAAACAAATTTAGTTCAAAAACTTTTAGATAAAAATTATAATAGTTTAGATATTGAAAAAGCCAATTTAGGAATTATTACAAATAGTTATACAAAAGATTACTTTACAAATAGAATTATTTTTCCTATAAAAGATGAAAATGACCAAGTAATTGGGTTTAGTGGTAGAAGTTTTACAAAAGATAATGATCCAAAATACTTAAATACTAAAGAAAATAAAGTTTTTAAAAAATCACATTTAGCTTATAATATAGCTAGTACTTTAAAAATCAGTAAATCTTTAAAAAAAATTATTGTTTTAGAAGGATTTATGGATGTTATTAGTTTAAGTAAAATTGATATTAATAACACAATTGCTTTAATGGGAACTAGTTTGTCTAATTATCATTTAAATCTGTTTAAAAGACACAATTTAGATGTGTTATTATTTTTAGATGGTGATGATCCTGGAATTCAAGCAAATATTAAAATTAGTCACCAATTATTAAAAGAAAAAATTAATGTTTTAGTAATTGATAATCAAACTAATAATGATCCTGATGAATTAGTAAATAATAATGTAGAATATTTAAAACAAATTATTAATCAACCAATTCACCCTGTTAATTATCTAATAGACAAATTATGAAATAAAGTTGATAATAATGACCCTAACCAAATTGAAAATTTCATTAAAAAAGTTTTAAATTTTATTTTTGATCTTAATAATGAAATTTTAGTTGAAGCTACTATTAATAAACTTGTTGAACTAACTAAAATTTCAGAACAAACTATTAAAAATAACTTAATAGAATTAAAAAAACAATTAAAACTAAATAATAGTTTTAATAAAAATTCAACAACACAAGTATTTAAAACAAATACTCAAACTAATAAAGTTAATAAACAACAATTTAAAACAAAACCAAATGATTTTATAAAAAAAGAATATATTAATGCTGAAAAAAGAATTTTTATCTCACTTTTAATTAGTGACCAATTTTTAGATAAAATAGCTGCTAATGTTGAAAAAATGATTCATCCAGATATAAAACATGCAACAATTAACTTGATTAATCTTTATAATAAAAAAATTTATCAAGGAAATGATATTAATAAAGCATTTGACTTACTTAAAGAGTATAATCTTACAGGCTTTGATAAAAAACAAGAAGAAATTATTAATAATTCTTTACTTACAAGTATAAAAATTAGAGAATCTGAAATTGATGATGCTTTTAGTAAACTAGATTCATATCACAATGATACAGAAATTTCAAATTTAAAAAAACTGCTTGCTGAAAGCAAAAATAAAACAGAGAGATTTCAAATTTGAAATGGAATTGATACTCTGAAAAACAAAAAGAAAAAGAGGTAA
- a CDS encoding sigma-70 family RNA polymerase sigma factor translates to MTKFNNKSELKKIASFNDFLDYTVSFANKNNNEISSEDVLEVFANIFPNASDNESEKILDVLQQKGIVFSDLVDDDIEQEELEEVEEEIEDLNLEELEELENLEYLDDLDFDLDSTSNNLDDYDENANDDLDEFKEAKSAAIKGRKSAKSSNHMKYRVGGISNETKIQDIIKTYFYKIGQAPILTKEQEIIYAKMAVSDDPEDVQEGRNKLIESNLKLVISVARKHLNRGLDFADLIEEGNIGLMKAVDKFEYEKGFKFSTYATWWIRQAITRAIADQARTIRIPVHMVETINKLARVERQLTQELGREPNADEIANRVGEGITGDKVIEIKKLSIEPVSLEKPFGDEDDTHFGDFVEDKDMVSPNEYTEKKILKEVMDKVFEDMPPREEKVIRMRYGIVPTRLRTLLRLTQECNDTNAKELKQAIEELDIHLDTPIEKVRKFNNQIINNNLAKYDSARTLEEVGKELNVTRERIRQIEAKTIRKLKQPSPNNKSGKTLKEFYKGY, encoded by the coding sequence ATGACTAAATTTAATAACAAATCAGAATTAAAAAAGATTGCTTCATTTAATGATTTTTTAGATTATACAGTTTCATTTGCTAATAAAAATAATAATGAAATTTCATCTGAAGATGTATTAGAAGTTTTTGCAAACATTTTTCCAAATGCATCAGATAATGAATCAGAAAAAATATTAGATGTTTTACAACAAAAAGGAATAGTTTTTTCAGATTTAGTAGATGATGATATTGAACAAGAAGAACTAGAAGAAGTAGAAGAAGAAATTGAAGATCTTAATTTAGAAGAACTAGAAGAATTAGAAAATTTAGAATATCTTGATGATTTAGATTTTGATTTAGATAGTACTTCAAATAATTTAGATGATTATGATGAAAATGCTAATGATGATTTAGACGAATTTAAAGAAGCAAAAAGTGCAGCTATAAAAGGTAGAAAATCAGCTAAGTCATCAAATCATATGAAATATCGCGTTGGTGGTATTAGTAATGAAACTAAAATTCAAGACATTATTAAAACTTATTTTTATAAAATAGGTCAAGCACCAATTTTAACAAAAGAACAAGAAATAATATATGCTAAAATGGCAGTTAGTGATGATCCTGAAGATGTACAAGAAGGTAGAAATAAATTAATCGAATCTAACTTAAAACTAGTTATTTCTGTTGCTAGAAAACATTTAAACCGTGGATTAGATTTTGCAGATTTAATTGAAGAAGGAAATATTGGTTTAATGAAAGCTGTTGATAAATTTGAATATGAAAAAGGATTTAAATTTTCAACTTATGCTACTTGATGAATTCGTCAAGCAATAACAAGAGCTATTGCTGATCAAGCAAGAACTATTAGAATTCCAGTTCACATGGTTGAAACAATTAATAAATTAGCAAGAGTTGAACGTCAATTAACTCAAGAATTAGGAAGAGAACCTAATGCTGATGAAATTGCTAACAGAGTTGGTGAAGGAATTACTGGTGATAAAGTTATTGAAATTAAAAAACTTTCAATTGAACCAGTAAGTTTAGAAAAACCTTTTGGTGATGAAGATGATACTCATTTTGGAGATTTTGTTGAAGATAAAGACATGGTTTCTCCAAATGAATATACTGAAAAAAAAATTTTAAAAGAAGTAATGGATAAAGTTTTTGAAGATATGCCACCAAGAGAAGAAAAAGTGATTAGAATGAGATATGGAATTGTTCCAACAAGACTAAGAACTTTATTAAGACTTACTCAAGAATGTAATGATACAAATGCTAAAGAATTAAAACAAGCAATTGAAGAATTAGATATTCATTTAGATACACCAATTGAAAAAGTTAGAAAATTTAATAATCAAATCATCAATAATAATTTAGCAAAATATGATTCAGCTAGAACTTTAGAAGAAGTTGGAAAAGAATTAAATGTTACTAGAGAAAGAATCAGACAAATTGAAGCAAAAACTATTAGAAAATTAAAACAACCATCACCAAACAATAAATCTGGAAAAACATTAAAAGAATTTTATAAAGGATATTAA
- a CDS encoding tRNA (adenine(22)-N(1))-methyltransferase, protein MLSFRLHQVAKLINNSTTIADIGTDHAYLPIYLVQNKKAKIAYACDINQKPLKIALKNVEKFGLTDQIFAILSNGLEFVKNKEILNIDYVTICGLGSQTILEILKNDHQKISNYIICSNTSVKNLRLWAVSHNYLIKYESFIYEDDHYYWLIEINKNKYCDHLEELEIEFGSKQFFNKNSLYISYLENEISNLTRILNQINPNNIKYLEIENRINKIRKYIDVIR, encoded by the coding sequence ATGTTATCTTTTAGATTACACCAAGTTGCAAAATTAATTAATAACTCAACAACAATAGCTGATATTGGTACTGATCATGCTTATTTACCAATATATTTAGTTCAAAATAAAAAAGCTAAAATTGCTTATGCTTGTGATATTAATCAAAAACCTTTAAAAATAGCTTTAAAAAACGTTGAAAAATTTGGTTTAACAGACCAAATTTTTGCCATTTTATCTAATGGTTTAGAATTTGTTAAAAATAAAGAAATTTTAAATATTGATTATGTAACAATTTGTGGGTTAGGTAGTCAAACTATTTTAGAAATTTTAAAAAATGATCATCAAAAAATTAGTAATTATATAATTTGTTCAAATACTAGTGTTAAAAATTTAAGACTATGAGCTGTTAGTCATAATTATTTAATTAAATATGAATCATTTATTTATGAAGATGATCATTATTATTGATTAATTGAAATTAATAAAAACAAGTATTGTGATCATTTAGAAGAATTAGAAATAGAATTTGGTTCAAAACAGTTTTTTAATAAAAACAGTTTATACATTAGTTATTTAGAAAATGAAATTAGTAATTTAACTAGAATTTTGAATCAAATTAATCCAAACAATATTAAATATTTAGAAATTGAAAATAGAATTAATAAAATTAGAAAGTATATAGATGTTATTAGATAA
- a CDS encoding Nif3-like dinuclear metal center hexameric protein, whose protein sequence is MLLDNIISYLNQLFNPKKASNWDHVGFQFEYKKLNNINISKVLVCLDLTNDCLEFAISNQTQLIITRHPFIFNELKLEKKNPNKKQMIKKLKKHKILVFSIHTNYDSSIKQNLLEILNKKLKINSFKKYGKDKESNLFYLDQKISVNDLINDLKEIFSLNKIRLNSNISLDTKIKDFYLTSGSGASTMIENMLKDCTFITGEVKWDQWIYANSNNVNLIEIGHYAENHFIDDLKNKLEIKFKDIKIFSYDIKNQFIEK, encoded by the coding sequence ATGTTATTAGATAATATAATTAGTTATTTAAATCAATTATTTAACCCTAAAAAAGCAAGTAATTGAGATCATGTTGGTTTTCAATTTGAGTATAAAAAATTAAATAATATAAATATTTCTAAAGTTTTAGTTTGTTTAGATTTAACTAATGATTGTTTAGAATTTGCTATTAGTAATCAAACTCAATTAATTATTACAAGACACCCTTTTATTTTTAATGAATTAAAGCTAGAAAAGAAAAATCCTAATAAAAAGCAAATGATTAAAAAATTAAAGAAACATAAAATCTTAGTTTTTTCAATTCATACAAATTATGATTCTAGTATTAAACAAAACCTATTAGAAATTTTAAATAAAAAATTAAAAATTAATTCTTTTAAAAAATATGGTAAAGACAAAGAATCAAATTTATTTTATTTAGATCAAAAAATCAGTGTAAATGATTTAATAAATGACCTTAAAGAAATTTTTAGTTTAAATAAAATTAGGTTAAATTCAAATATTAGTTTAGATACTAAAATTAAAGATTTTTATTTAACTAGTGGTTCTGGAGCTAGTACAATGATTGAAAATATGTTAAAAGATTGTACTTTTATAACTGGTGAAGTTAAATGAGATCAATGAATTTATGCAAATAGTAATAATGTTAATTTAATAGAAATTGGACATTATGCTGAAAATCATTTTATAGATGATCTTAAAAATAAATTAGAAATTAAATTTAAAGATATAAAAATATTTAGTTATGATATTAAAAATCAATTTATAGAAAAATAG
- a CDS encoding DEAD/DEAH box helicase: MKFTDFGFKKYINDTLDQIEFIAPTSIQQKVIPLLKKHKNVIALAHTGTGKTHSFLLPILNNLKLEENNNYAQAVIISPTRELSLQIYQNTKLFFKNNPLINCNLFIGGEDISKNIEQLEKKQPHIVIGTPTRLKELYDLNKLRLTTTSYFIIDECDMIFDLGFIEDVDYLISKINQDVTIGIFSATISQQLSVFCKKYIKNAHFIDDSQNKISTSNVKHILIDTKNKELEQSLIQIINSINPFLCIIFVNQKDEISKIVEILHKNNIKQVAELHGNLQPRLRLSMLKKIQNNEFKYLVATDVASRGVDVKGVSHIISINLPNDLTYYIHRSGRTGRNNSTGYSYIIYNLKNKIQIEELIKKGIEFETKKLIDNQLVDIKTNYKKVKVFKELDAESKQVINKYKNKKVKPNYKKKRKQELDKIKQKIRRKHIKENIEKIKKAKYQKRRAELFD, encoded by the coding sequence ATGAAATTTACTGATTTTGGTTTTAAAAAGTATATTAATGATACTTTAGATCAAATTGAATTTATAGCTCCAACTTCAATTCAACAAAAAGTAATTCCTTTATTAAAAAAACACAAAAATGTTATTGCTTTAGCACATACTGGAACAGGTAAAACTCACAGTTTTTTATTACCTATTTTAAATAATTTAAAATTAGAAGAAAATAATAATTACGCTCAAGCAGTAATTATTAGTCCAACTAGAGAACTAAGTTTACAAATTTATCAAAACACTAAACTATTTTTTAAAAATAATCCTTTAATTAATTGTAATTTATTTATTGGTGGAGAAGATATTAGTAAAAATATTGAACAATTAGAAAAAAAACAACCACATATTGTAATTGGAACACCAACTAGATTAAAAGAACTTTATGATTTAAATAAATTAAGATTAACAACTACAAGTTATTTTATTATTGATGAATGTGATATGATTTTTGATCTAGGTTTTATTGAAGATGTTGATTATTTAATTTCTAAAATTAATCAAGATGTTACAATTGGAATATTTAGTGCAACTATTTCTCAACAACTTAGTGTGTTTTGTAAAAAATATATTAAAAATGCTCATTTTATTGATGATAGTCAAAATAAAATTTCAACAAGTAATGTTAAACATATTTTAATTGATACTAAAAACAAAGAACTAGAACAAAGTTTAATACAAATTATTAATTCAATTAATCCTTTTTTATGTATTATTTTTGTTAATCAAAAAGATGAAATTAGTAAAATAGTTGAAATCTTGCATAAAAATAATATTAAACAAGTTGCTGAATTACATGGTAACTTACAACCAAGATTAAGATTATCAATGTTAAAAAAAATTCAAAATAATGAGTTTAAATATTTAGTTGCAACTGATGTTGCTTCTAGAGGTGTTGATGTTAAAGGTGTAAGTCATATTATTTCAATTAATTTACCAAATGATTTAACTTATTATATACATAGATCTGGAAGAACTGGAAGAAATAATTCAACTGGATATAGTTATATAATTTATAATTTAAAAAATAAAATTCAAATTGAAGAACTAATTAAAAAAGGGATTGAATTTGAAACTAAAAAACTTATTGATAACCAATTAGTTGATATAAAAACTAATTATAAAAAAGTTAAAGTTTTTAAAGAATTAGATGCTGAATCAAAACAAGTTATAAATAAATATAAAAATAAAAAAGTAAAACCAAATTATAAGAAAAAAAGAAAACAAGAACTAGATAAAATCAAACAAAAAATAAGAAGAAAACATATTAAAGAAAATATTGAAAAAATTAAAAAAGCAAAATATCAAAAAAGAAGAGCAGAACTATTTGATTAA